The Blattabacterium sp. (Mastotermes darwiniensis) str. MADAR DNA window AACTCATGGATTTTTCATTTTTATTAAAGATAAAATAGCATAATTCAATATATCCATATAATTATCTTGAATTTTATCATAAAAATTATCCACTTCAGACAAACGCTTTTCTATTCCTTGAATACGAAAAATCTTTTGTAAGATTAAATCTTTTATAGAAGAAATACTCATATATTTCCAAGCATCCTCATAATCCGAATTCTTCTTTTCCATAAGAAGTTTAGCTTTTCTTATATATTCATCATACACATCTACTATCGTTATAAAATCTTTAATTTTTCTCTTCTTCTGAATTATTATTGCTAAAACAGAATAATTAACAATTTCTACCCAATCATTTTGATATATCTTAATTAAAATATATTTGCAAATTTCTTTAGGAATAAAAAACTTTTTTTTCATAAAATAACTTCTACATTGATTAGATATCATATCATATTGTATAGAAGTCCTCCTACTCATCTGTTTTTCTTAAATATTGATCTATATAAATTCTTGCTTGATCAAAATTATAACAAACATTTACCTTCCAATTATACGAATTCAATATATCAATTATATGAAT harbors:
- a CDS encoding DUF1599 domain-containing protein, translating into MKKKFFIPKEICKYILIKIYQNDWVEIVNYSVLAIIIQKKRKIKDFITIVDVYDEYIRKAKLLMEKKNSDYEDAWKYMSISSIKDLILQKIFRIQGIEKRLSEVDNFYDKIQDNYMDILNYAILSLIKMKNP